One Branchiostoma floridae strain S238N-H82 chromosome 15, Bfl_VNyyK, whole genome shotgun sequence DNA window includes the following coding sequences:
- the LOC118431907 gene encoding RNA 3'-terminal phosphate cyclase-like, giving the protein MTAAAAKNVILIDGSYLEGGGQILRNATALSCLLSQPIRVNNIRAGRSTPGLRPQHLSGIELVRDLCGGRLEGGKVSSTEIFFTPGEIQGGNFLADTHTAGSICLLMQVSIPCLLFSPGPAQLTLKGGTNAEFAPQIDYTTMVFGPIAERMGVKYTCDIKRRGYYPKGGGEVRITTSPVAMVSPIDLMDRGQVTKVTGRAWVAGSLPVKLAHLASKAATALIKREFPDVPVDIEAVQEPRHAAFGNGNGIVIMAETSTGCRLGGSALGKRGVQAEDVGREAAQMLVRNMQHGGCVDEYLQDQLILFMALAKGKSSVRSGPITLHTKTAIFIAETLTKAKFTVTPEAGTNIIECEGIGLENRHG; this is encoded by the exons ATGACAGCGGCAGCGGCTAAGAACGTTATCCTCATAGATGGCAGCTACCTTGAAGGG GGAGGCCAGATCCTGAGGAATGCCACGGCTCTCAGCTGTCTCCtgtctcagccaatcagagtcaACAACATCCGGGCGGGGCGCAGCACTCCTGGACTCAG ACCCCAGCACTTGAGTGGTATAGAGCTGGTGCGAGACTTGTGTGGAGGGAGGCTGGAGGGAGGGAAGGTCTCTTCCACTGAGATCTTCTTCACTCCGGGGGAAATTCAGGGTGGAAACTTCCTTGCCGATACACATACAGCAGG GAGTATCTGCTTGCTGATGCAGGTATCCATCCCCTGTCTACTGTTCTCCCCTGGTCCAGCCCAGCTCACACTGAAGGGAGGAACCAACGCTGAGTTCGCTCCGCAGATAGACTACACCACCATG GTGTTTGGACCGATAGCTGAGAGGATGGGAGTTAAATACACCTGTGACATTAAGAGAAG AGGGTACTACCCGAAGGGTGGTGGGGAAGTCAGGATCACCACCTCTCCTGTAGCAATGGTTTCTCCCATTGACCTCATGGACAGGGGTCAAGTCACAAAGGTCACAGGGAGGGCATGGGTCGCAGGGTCACTGCCTGTCAAG CTTGCCCACTTGGCCAGTAAAGCTGCCACAGCCCTGATTAAGAGAGAGTTTCCTGATGTTCCAGTCGACATCGAGGCTGTGCAGGAGCCCAGACATGCCGCCTTTGGGAACGGCAATGGTATTGT AATCATGGCAGAGACCAGCACAGGCTGCAGACTGGGAGGTTCAGCCCTGGGGAAGAGAGGGGTGCAGGCCGAGGATGTAGGGAGGGAGGCAGCCCAGATGTTAGTCAGGAACATGCAGCATGGAGGATGTGTGGACGAATACTTACAGGATCAG TTGATCCTGTTCATGGCCCTGGCTAAAGGCAAATCCTCTGTCAGAAGTGGGCCCATTACACTACATACAAAAACTGCAATATTCATCGCTGAGACTCTTACAAAG gCCAAGTTCACAGTAACTCCAGAGGCAGGCACCAACATCATCGAGTGCGAGGGCATCGGGCTGGAAAACAGACATGGCTGA
- the LOC118431357 gene encoding uncharacterized protein LOC118431357, translated as MIKEPSNSPANIATMDRLHRQAILDCYEDISRDMDPKLVLRYSTVHWRDEDPGVIRAKERTEGRHSSARALLDKLLDLPYDGFDDFVQSLSAVPYDHLVEQLLEARTRLRTRVERGEIRMRDLGRRRQDTTFTTWTLSILVLSVGILVAGLTWALSFGTKETSLMTVFPRRLKTFVGREDVFGKIDACLEQNQTCLIKGLGGVGKTTLTIEYAHRRANVYDGTVFWVRLASTRDLCASISQYILYFNGRGEEYVLSSDDLGCKSVKMHFREYLTNTKIWLLVVDEVSRDTMKELGSLLPHSPTRTMHILLTSQEYQRLDMEHISVVSIPPFSHTEALAMFDKTVRPSDEDDRREIESLSRSLGHHPLALQFAYSYISATDCSIKDYHAKYIEGYATQKVDLLDKADVEQSANRKIRQTFQITFQYVANLSTNAAYLLSMASFVGPDCIPCPKAMRKRIARLFFPAGQLDKLDTIEMVSLLERFSLASHCHFFQPCGFSVNRIVQEVIVAEMDELERLFRLQNALEYSALLLRNTKHTSRVQAEFLMSHVHYVALNLDRYQTKGPFPASSINIFFNKSADFFCRWDACDEAYYFFTLQSDIRLRLFFTSMKNGGPGIVFGVSVCVSLCVCVCLSVCVSGYMWST; from the exons ATGATAAAGGAACCGAGTAACAGCCCAGCAAACATAGCCACCATGGATCGGCTCCACCGCCAAGCTATTCTAGACTGCTATGAAGACATTTCCCGTGACATGGACCCTAAACTGGTCCTGCGATACAGCACTGTTCACTGGCGGGACGAAGACCCGGGCGTCATTCGGGCCAAGGAGAGAACCGAGGGACGTCACTCCAGTGCTAGGGCGCTCTTGGACAAGCTGTTGG ATCTACCGTACGATGGATTTGACGACTTTGTTCAGAGCCTTAGCGCAGTCCCGTACGATCACCTTGTGGAGCAGCTACTGGAGGCTCGGACACGACTTCGGACAAGAGTGGAAAGGGGAGAAATAAGGATGAGGGATCTTGGAAGACGTCGACAAG ATACCACTTTCACAACATGGACACTTAGCATTTTAGTACTATCCGTTGGGATTCTAGTGGCAGGTTTGACCTGGGCGCTCAGTTTCGGAACAAAAG AAACATCTTTAATGACCGTCTTCCCCCGTCGTCTGAAGACGTTTGTGGGACGAGAGGATGTTTTCGGCAAGATCGACGCCTGTCTTGAACAGAACCAGACCTGCCTCATCAAAGGACTGGGCGGTGTCGGTAAAACAACACTGACCATAGAGTACGCACACAGGCGTGCGAATGTGTACGATGGAACAGTGTTCTGGGTCAGGTTAGCAAGTACTAGAGACCTATGTGCTAGCATCAgtcagtacattttgtactttaatGGGAGGGGAGAAGAATATGTGCTCTCTAGCGATGACCTGGGTTGTAAGTCCGTGAAGATGCACTTTAGAGAGTACTTGACAAACACGAAAATTTGGCTTTTAGTTGTTGATGAGGTATCTCGCGACACCATGAAAGAGCTAGGGTCCCTTCTCCCACATAGTCCCACACGGACAATGCACATTTTACTAACTTCGCAAGAATATCAAAGACTTGATATGGAGCATATTTCAGTGGTCAGTATTCCTCCGTTCAGTCACACCGAGGCCTTGGCCATGTTTGACAAAACTGTCAGACCAAGCGATGAAGATGACAGGAGAGAGATCGAAAGCCTCAGTCGGTCCTTGGGACACCATCCCCTAGCCTTGCAGTTCGCGTACTCATATATATCTGCAACTGACTGCTCTATCAAAGACTACCATGCCAAATATATTGAAGGCTACGCTACGCAAAAGGTAGACTTGCTAGACAAAGCTGACGTAGAACAATCCGCAAACAGGAAGATACGCCAAACATTTCAAATCACGTTCCAATATGTAGCAAACCTTTCTACAAACGCGGCCTATCTTTTAAGTATGGCATCGTTTGTGGGTCCCGACTGCATACCCTGCCCAAAAGCGATGAGGAAAAGAATTGCAAGACTTTTTTTTCCTGCAGGGCAATTGGACAAACTGGATACGATAGAAATGGTGTCTCTTCTAGAGAGATTTTCCTTGGCTTCTCATTGCCATTTTTTTCAACCGTGTGGATTTAGCGTGAATAGAATAGTACAGGAAGTTATTGTGGCAGAAATGGACGAATTAGAGAGGCTTTTTCGTTTACAAAATGCACTGGAATACTCCGCTTTGCTCCTAAGGAACACTAAGCACACTTCCAGGGTTCAGGCCGAGTTCTTGATGTCCCACGTGCATTATGTAGCCTTGAATCTTGACAGGTACCAAACGAAAGGCCCATTCCCTGCTTCTTCtataaacattttctttaataAGTCCGCCGACTTTTTCTGTCGATGGGATGCGTGTGACGAGGCGTACTATTTTTTTACTCTCCAATCAGAtattaggctccggctgttttttacctccatgaaaaatggaggacctggtatagtttttggtgtgtctgtgtgtgtgtctctgtgtgtgtgtgtctgcctgtctgtttgtgtttccggatatatgtggtcaacataa